From the Acetobacter aceti genome, one window contains:
- a CDS encoding aldo/keto reductase → MKQRELGRTGILVSEICLGTMTFGQQNTEAEGHAQLDLAIEKGINFIDTAELYSIPPRAETFGATERIVGSWLAKTGRRDQIVLATKVVGRSPMEWFRPSGEETRLTPRQIRYALEGSLKRLGTDYVDLYQLHWPDRRVNLFGAGGTTFEKPPVDDEVPLEETLGVLGDLVAEGKIRHVGLSNETSWGVAKCLEASRQGKPRVVSIQNAYNLINRTFELGLAEFALREQVGLLAYSPLAQGYLTGKYLDGARPAGARTTLFDRGQRYEKPGVDDAIRAYLALAQEFGIDPVQLAVAFVTSRSFVTSNIIGATSIAQLQTILGSVDVEITPALEGRINAIHQVHNNPAP, encoded by the coding sequence ATGAAACAACGCGAACTCGGTCGAACTGGCATCCTCGTCAGTGAAATCTGTCTCGGCACGATGACATTCGGTCAGCAGAACACGGAAGCGGAAGGCCATGCCCAGCTTGATCTTGCGATCGAAAAAGGCATCAATTTCATCGATACGGCTGAACTCTATTCCATCCCGCCCCGGGCCGAGACATTCGGCGCCACGGAACGGATTGTGGGTAGCTGGCTGGCAAAGACCGGACGTCGTGACCAGATCGTTCTTGCCACCAAGGTCGTTGGTCGCAGCCCGATGGAGTGGTTCCGTCCTTCTGGCGAGGAAACCCGTCTCACGCCGCGTCAGATCCGTTATGCGCTGGAAGGCTCCCTGAAGCGGCTCGGCACGGATTATGTCGATCTCTACCAGCTTCACTGGCCTGACCGTCGGGTCAATCTGTTTGGTGCGGGCGGCACGACATTCGAAAAACCGCCTGTTGATGATGAAGTGCCTCTTGAGGAAACGCTGGGTGTGCTGGGCGACCTCGTGGCGGAAGGAAAAATCCGGCATGTCGGTCTGTCGAATGAAACCTCATGGGGCGTTGCCAAATGTCTGGAGGCTTCGCGTCAGGGCAAGCCGAGAGTGGTGTCGATTCAGAACGCCTACAATCTGATCAACCGGACATTTGAACTGGGTCTGGCCGAGTTCGCCTTGCGGGAGCAGGTGGGATTGCTGGCCTATTCCCCCTTGGCGCAGGGGTATCTGACAGGGAAGTATCTGGATGGTGCGCGACCTGCTGGTGCACGCACTACCCTGTTCGACCGGGGGCAGCGCTATGAAAAGCCGGGTGTGGATGATGCCATCCGGGCCTATCTTGCTCTGGCGCAGGAATTTGGAATCGATCCGGTGCAGCTTGCTGTGGCGTTTGTGACGTCGCGGTCCTTCGTCACCTCCAACATCATCGGGGCGACGAGCATAGCCCAGTTGCAGACCATTCTCGGGTCTGTGGATGTGGAGATCACGCCGGCGCTGGAAGGCAGGATCAACGCCATTCATCAGGTCCACAATAATCCGGCTCCCTGA
- a CDS encoding AI-2E family transporter, producing MSQSGLPPHDDDRVHLPLCPVEDITSEQRQTARRIQWKAREILALAIVAITTYTIHGFLSALAWGVVFAVATWPLYRKIQNHWPRLARGPLLPALCTAGMALLFLIPMLFVGLEAANEAQNVLELMKHARNTGVPVPVWVSRLPVGAGAVVKWWNAHLSDPSAAAEFFSSFDARGLAMTRTVGSQVVHRGTLFFFSILTLFFLYKDGDTIMRECTIASRRAFGRRGELIGHQIIASIHGTVAGLVLVGVGEGIIMGVIYFLTGVPHPVLLGGATAIAAMIPFCAMIPVGLASTFLLVDGGTMGAVTVFAIGAVVIFTADHFVRPGLIGGSTQLPFLWVLLGIVGGAETWGLLGLFLGPAAMATLHLLWRNWSRERGVSGKEV from the coding sequence ATGTCACAATCCGGTCTGCCGCCGCATGATGACGATCGTGTTCACCTGCCGCTCTGTCCGGTTGAAGATATCACCTCTGAGCAAAGACAGACTGCCCGGCGGATACAGTGGAAGGCGCGGGAAATTCTGGCCCTCGCCATTGTTGCGATCACAACCTACACAATCCACGGCTTTCTGAGCGCGCTCGCATGGGGGGTGGTCTTCGCTGTGGCGACCTGGCCGCTCTACCGCAAGATCCAGAATCATTGGCCCCGTCTGGCGCGCGGGCCACTGCTGCCGGCGCTCTGCACGGCAGGCATGGCGCTGCTTTTTCTGATTCCGATGCTGTTCGTCGGGCTTGAGGCCGCCAACGAAGCGCAGAACGTGCTTGAGTTGATGAAGCATGCCCGCAATACCGGTGTGCCCGTGCCGGTATGGGTGAGCAGGTTGCCTGTTGGAGCTGGCGCCGTCGTCAAATGGTGGAACGCCCATCTGTCCGACCCGAGTGCCGCCGCGGAGTTCTTCAGTTCATTCGATGCGCGGGGACTGGCCATGACAAGGACTGTCGGGTCACAGGTCGTCCATCGTGGCACACTGTTCTTCTTCTCCATCCTGACCCTGTTTTTTCTCTACAAGGATGGAGACACCATCATGCGGGAGTGCACAATTGCCTCCCGTCGTGCTTTCGGGCGGCGTGGTGAACTGATCGGTCATCAGATCATTGCCTCCATCCACGGCACGGTCGCAGGGCTGGTACTTGTCGGCGTGGGCGAGGGGATCATCATGGGAGTGATCTACTTTCTCACGGGTGTTCCGCATCCGGTCCTCCTCGGCGGCGCGACGGCCATTGCCGCGATGATTCCTTTCTGCGCCATGATCCCGGTTGGTCTTGCCTCGACCTTTCTGCTCGTGGATGGCGGCACGATGGGCGCCGTGACTGTGTTCGCCATTGGAGCGGTGGTGATCTTCACGGCGGATCATTTCGTCCGTCCGGGTCTTATCGGTGGCAGCACGCAGTTGCCGTTCCTGTGGGTGCTGCTCGGGATTGTGGGGGGCGCGGAGACATGGGGTCTGCTTGGGCTGTTCCTTGGTCCGGCGGCGATGGCGACGCTGCATCTGCTCTGGCGCAACTGGTCCCGTGAGCGGGGAGTCAGCGGCAAGGAAGTGTAA
- the flgK gene encoding flagellar hook-associated protein FlgK, which produces MDLNNALSIATSGLEGNQYALGVLSQNVSNASTTGYVEEVAHLNSSDTTGTGSGVSIGLTTRTVNTALQGSLYTQNAEVASLTVQDNSLSAITALQGSTSSDSGSSATLSDEVGNLSNAITALISTPSNATARNAVISNAQTLTTSINTLSSAYQAQRQAAQNSIATEISSVNTDLTTIGVLSKQIMALKVQGMSTADLENQRASAMSDLSSYMSVTYTETSKGDMLVKTADGTQLPTYPKDSNNNVLSTYPTTASNGQGTSTLESSSTWPLTTDTVTLSASSSITASDSSSYVPAITLVGSKTDLTSHLTGGEIGANIDLRDNVYPKMQAQLDSFSATLATRFNDQGVALFTDSSGDVPGTSTTETSPSGIVGFSSVIQVSAALTADPSSLSPDGSTTVAQNLLTTALGSGTPAAPASGLGVNGNISTGYSGSQTLANLATSLTSAQAQVAATATASLTTATSVQSSLTTKVANVSGVNVDNEMSNIIALQNAYTANAKIVTAVKTMFTALLDAV; this is translated from the coding sequence ATGGATCTGAACAATGCTCTGTCCATCGCCACCAGCGGACTGGAAGGCAACCAGTACGCCCTTGGCGTGCTGTCGCAGAATGTTTCCAACGCCAGCACGACTGGCTATGTGGAAGAGGTTGCGCACCTCAATTCCTCAGATACGACCGGAACCGGAAGCGGTGTCTCGATCGGTCTGACGACGCGTACCGTCAATACTGCGCTGCAGGGCAGCCTGTATACGCAGAATGCCGAAGTTGCGTCGCTTACGGTGCAGGACAATTCTCTCTCCGCCATCACAGCGCTTCAGGGATCGACAAGTTCAGATTCAGGATCGAGTGCGACATTGTCGGATGAAGTTGGTAATCTTTCAAACGCTATTACAGCTCTCATTTCAACACCTTCTAACGCGACGGCAAGAAATGCTGTTATCAGTAATGCGCAGACGCTGACGACATCCATCAACACGTTGTCTTCAGCGTATCAGGCGCAGCGTCAGGCAGCGCAGAATTCAATTGCTACTGAAATTTCATCAGTGAACACGGATCTGACGACTATCGGTGTTCTGTCAAAACAGATCATGGCTCTAAAAGTGCAGGGAATGAGCACGGCAGATCTGGAAAATCAGCGCGCCAGCGCAATGTCCGATCTGTCATCCTATATGTCGGTCACTTATACTGAAACATCCAAAGGGGATATGCTGGTCAAGACAGCAGACGGAACGCAACTGCCGACTTATCCCAAAGACAGCAATAACAATGTTCTCTCCACGTATCCCACAACAGCTTCCAATGGTCAGGGAACGTCCACGCTGGAATCCAGTTCGACCTGGCCCCTGACGACAGATACAGTGACGCTGAGCGCCTCCTCTTCCATTACGGCTTCTGATAGCAGCAGTTATGTTCCGGCCATCACGCTGGTTGGAAGTAAGACGGATCTTACGTCTCATCTGACGGGTGGTGAGATCGGCGCCAACATTGATCTGCGCGACAATGTTTATCCGAAAATGCAGGCGCAGCTTGATTCTTTTTCTGCGACACTTGCAACACGATTCAATGACCAAGGTGTTGCGCTCTTCACTGATAGCTCAGGTGATGTCCCGGGGACGAGTACAACAGAGACATCTCCTTCTGGCATTGTAGGATTTTCCAGCGTCATTCAGGTCAGTGCGGCGCTGACCGCTGATCCGTCTTCATTGTCTCCGGATGGATCGACGACTGTTGCCCAGAATTTGCTGACAACAGCGCTTGGATCAGGCACGCCGGCAGCCCCCGCTTCAGGACTGGGTGTGAACGGTAATATTTCTACAGGCTATAGTGGCAGTCAGACACTTGCCAATCTGGCGACATCCCTGACATCGGCACAGGCGCAGGTTGCGGCGACGGCGACGGCAAGTCTCACGACTGCGACTTCGGTCCAGTCTTCATTGACCACAAAAGTGGCGAATGTTTCGGGTGTGAATGTGGACAATGAAATGTCCAATATTATTGCATTACAAAATGCCTATACAGCCAATGCAAAAATCGTCACAGCTGTGAAGACGATGTTCACAGCTCTTCTGGATGCGGTGTAA
- a CDS encoding flagellar hook assembly protein FlgD: MITTAPTSSSSTSLLSSAATASQSAASVNTAANSAATDATPTATSTNALSSLTSNFNTFLTLLTTQLKNQDPSSPMSSDSFTSELAQFASVEQQVDTNTNLKTLISLTQDGQQSTDMSLVGKTAVATTSELPLQNSSSSVSFNTTTEAPIAIAVSDSNGTVVKTAELTSTVGANTWTWDGTSDSGARLSDGSYNIAVQTADTSGNTFDVPFTVTGTVTGVTRNGSSIYVKMGDSIIDMSNVNSFSDAPTSSTTSTSSTSSGSPSSSS; this comes from the coding sequence ATGATAACGACAGCACCAACCTCATCCTCCTCAACGTCGCTTCTTTCATCTGCAGCAACCGCGTCACAGTCAGCAGCCTCGGTCAATACCGCCGCCAACAGCGCCGCCACAGACGCCACCCCGACGGCCACCAGCACCAACGCCCTCTCCTCGCTGACAAGCAATTTCAACACGTTCCTTACCCTGCTCACCACGCAGCTCAAGAATCAGGACCCGAGCAGCCCGATGAGCAGCGACAGCTTCACCTCCGAACTGGCGCAGTTCGCCAGTGTGGAGCAGCAGGTCGACACCAACACCAACCTGAAAACTCTGATTTCCCTGACACAGGATGGTCAGCAGTCGACCGACATGTCGCTGGTCGGCAAAACCGCTGTCGCAACCACAAGCGAACTGCCACTTCAGAACAGCAGCAGCAGCGTTTCCTTCAACACCACAACAGAAGCGCCGATTGCAATTGCCGTCAGCGACAGCAACGGCACTGTCGTCAAGACAGCAGAGCTTACTTCCACTGTCGGCGCCAACACATGGACATGGGACGGCACCAGCGATAGCGGAGCCCGTCTCAGCGACGGTTCCTACAACATCGCCGTGCAGACGGCGGACACATCCGGCAATACATTCGACGTTCCGTTCACCGTCACAGGCACCGTCACAGGAGTTACCCGCAACGGCAGCTCGATTTACGTCAAGATGGGAGACAGCATAATCGACATGTCGAACGTCAACTCGTTCTCGGATGCGCCGACTTCAAGCACGACGTCAACATCCTCCACATCGTCAGGTTCACCGTCCTCATCAAGCTGA
- a CDS encoding MATE family efflux transporter, translating into MSGRPVPKQKACFVVGSIMRHVLVMAGTGAIGLMAVFAVDMLNMIYIAHLGVPALTAAVGFAGAVGGIQIAVSIGLTIGLGACVGREIGGGSVYRARRIASSFMLTSLLLTAMVGIVTALLARPILTLLGASGEALDQAVLYIHLTSPFLPLLSLGMSASALMRAVGDAKRSMNVTLVGAILTAILDPVLILGLKEGLMGAAISTILARGAVLVLGWRGASLHGMLEWPKPVAVWGDSRRVAVIAVPAILTNLATPVGGAYVTEHMAQFGLEAVSGQTAVERIVVVAFAMVFALTGAVGPIISQNLGAGKLDRVREVLVASLKIVVGCVVCTWGVLALSQNLLTEGFHLQGDGAALIHLFCSWTVLGYLFVGMLFVANTVFNNLGHPLYSTLFNWGRATLGTIPFVAYGAGFGALGVQIGQAVGSVLFGGLAIIVAFRVVHGLSVPEAVMASVKRMDVRVSDVPTLSAEAAMVDLDEIGEAELYVKD; encoded by the coding sequence ATGAGCGGAAGACCAGTGCCTAAGCAAAAGGCGTGTTTCGTGGTCGGCAGCATTATGCGGCACGTTCTCGTCATGGCGGGGACCGGCGCCATCGGACTGATGGCCGTGTTCGCCGTTGATATGCTGAACATGATTTATATCGCGCATCTGGGTGTGCCGGCCCTGACGGCGGCAGTCGGTTTCGCCGGGGCCGTGGGCGGTATCCAGATTGCGGTGTCTATTGGCCTGACCATAGGACTCGGCGCCTGCGTGGGCCGGGAGATCGGCGGGGGCAGCGTCTATCGGGCCCGGCGTATTGCGTCCTCGTTCATGCTGACCAGTCTGCTACTCACGGCGATGGTGGGGATCGTGACGGCTCTTCTGGCCCGTCCCATCCTTACACTGCTGGGGGCGTCGGGGGAGGCGCTCGATCAGGCTGTCCTCTACATCCATCTGACCTCCCCGTTCCTGCCGCTGCTCTCTCTCGGCATGTCCGCCTCGGCGCTGATGCGGGCTGTTGGAGACGCCAAACGCTCCATGAATGTTACCCTTGTAGGCGCCATCCTCACGGCCATTCTGGACCCGGTTCTGATACTGGGTCTGAAAGAAGGGCTGATGGGCGCCGCCATCAGCACGATCCTCGCTCGTGGGGCGGTTCTCGTTCTTGGGTGGCGTGGAGCAAGCCTGCATGGAATGCTCGAATGGCCTAAACCGGTTGCAGTATGGGGCGACAGCCGTCGTGTCGCAGTGATTGCTGTGCCCGCCATCCTGACAAATCTGGCGACCCCTGTGGGCGGAGCCTATGTAACCGAGCATATGGCCCAGTTCGGTCTTGAAGCGGTCAGTGGTCAGACGGCGGTGGAGCGGATTGTCGTCGTGGCGTTCGCCATGGTGTTCGCCCTGACAGGCGCGGTGGGGCCAATCATTTCCCAGAATCTTGGAGCGGGCAAGCTGGATCGGGTGAGGGAAGTGCTGGTCGCTTCTCTCAAGATTGTGGTGGGGTGCGTCGTCTGCACCTGGGGTGTGCTGGCCCTTTCCCAGAATCTGCTGACGGAAGGCTTCCATCTACAGGGCGATGGCGCAGCCCTGATCCATCTGTTCTGTTCATGGACGGTGCTTGGATATCTGTTTGTCGGAATGCTGTTTGTCGCCAATACGGTATTCAACAACCTCGGTCATCCGCTTTATTCGACCCTGTTCAACTGGGGGCGAGCGACATTGGGAACGATCCCCTTCGTGGCCTATGGAGCCGGGTTCGGAGCGCTGGGAGTCCAGATTGGTCAGGCCGTGGGCAGTGTGCTGTTCGGAGGGCTCGCGATCATTGTTGCGTTTCGGGTCGTGCACGGATTGTCGGTTCCCGAGGCGGTCATGGCGTCGGTGAAGCGTATGGATGTCCGCGTCAGCGACGTGCCGACCCTGAGTGCGGAGGCCGCCATGGTGGATCTCGATGAAATCGGCGAAGCGGAACTTTACGTGAAAGACTGA
- a CDS encoding flagellin — protein MSTSVGLYGASGTAYVLQQALSTLTNEQTQLAGQATSGVSSDSYAGLGDQRGQALSLQPQITAISTWQNSISGAQTNLSVTQSALTEIASLNTTLQTNLLSLGGSYGTDTLSTIVSSAQAALSQLGDYLNTTGSNGYVFAGSDVNNAPVTDASNLATSGLATATSGIVSQLDTLGADSVFETATSYASSGGTFTDSDGVTSSLSVFSPALSTDPVSAKALEAKAVVGQSSVVSVGMVATEGTTPADSTTTGSAIRDLMRNLMIVASLGSADTSSSNFSDLVTKLKASTTSVGISLATEEGSIGLTQSSLTTQSTNLSTMSTMLVSQLSNIKDVDIAAVSVQTGNIQDQLLASYTLISDLKGMTLASYI, from the coding sequence ATGAGCACATCTGTTGGTCTTTATGGCGCAAGTGGCACGGCCTATGTTTTGCAGCAGGCACTCAGTACTCTGACTAATGAACAGACGCAACTTGCCGGACAGGCAACATCAGGCGTGTCATCCGATAGCTATGCCGGTCTGGGAGATCAGCGTGGGCAGGCGTTGAGTCTGCAACCGCAGATTACCGCGATTTCTACCTGGCAGAACTCCATTTCCGGCGCACAGACGAACTTGAGTGTGACCCAAAGTGCGCTCACAGAAATCGCATCACTCAATACGACACTGCAAACCAACCTTCTTTCTCTGGGTGGGTCGTATGGGACAGACACCCTGAGCACTATTGTCAGCAGCGCGCAGGCGGCTTTATCCCAGTTGGGAGATTATCTGAATACAACCGGAAGTAACGGGTATGTCTTTGCCGGTTCGGATGTCAATAACGCGCCGGTGACCGATGCAAGTAATCTGGCGACCAGTGGATTGGCAACGGCCACTTCCGGTATTGTCAGTCAGCTTGATACGCTGGGTGCGGATTCGGTTTTTGAAACGGCTACTTCCTATGCCTCAAGTGGTGGAACATTCACCGATAGTGACGGCGTAACAAGCAGTCTTTCAGTATTTTCTCCTGCTCTGTCCACAGATCCTGTTTCAGCAAAAGCCCTTGAGGCCAAAGCCGTTGTCGGACAGTCGTCAGTGGTGAGTGTGGGAATGGTTGCTACAGAAGGAACCACGCCTGCGGATTCCACAACAACCGGATCAGCAATTCGGGATCTGATGCGTAATCTGATGATTGTGGCTTCTCTTGGAAGTGCTGACACGTCCAGCAGCAATTTTTCTGACCTTGTGACGAAGCTGAAAGCGTCCACAACCTCAGTCGGTATATCATTGGCCACAGAGGAAGGGTCTATCGGCCTTACGCAATCCTCCCTGACAACGCAATCGACGAACCTGTCAACAATGAGCACCATGCTGGTATCGCAGCTTTCCAACATCAAGGATGTTGATATTGCAGCGGTTTCTGTGCAGACGGGAAATATTCAGGACCAGCTTCTCGCGTCCTATACCCTGATCTCTGATCTCAAGGGTATGACACTGGCAAGCTATATATAA
- the flgE gene encoding flagellar hook protein FlgE, with amino-acid sequence MSIFNSLTTAVAGINAQSTAFTNLSNNIANSQTVGYKSSDTSFQDTVSNNLASYAQGQAVSDGVTAYTTSQTQKQGTISASTNTLSLAISGNGFFDVSEPSGQATAGTETFSNQQYFTRNGDFSQDKNGYLVNTSGYYLNGYMADPKTGTLSSDLTQIKVSNVAFRPTETTTLTMTGGISSTGATYPIDPTTNAPTPQTIYDSTSQAHGLSVTWSAGTASTSPDNVGGSTYTVTVANAAPTTDTGMIVGGGTDSTSTATYTVDFDSTGAIKDVKDSTGALIGTGYTGSDATLPITLNYTDGAAAQTINLDLGTIGSSAGVTTAATNSTTPTIDSDSVTTGTYQGISMESDGSIMATFSNGDTQVVGKVALASFANPDGLMAVDGQAYEATSASGSAKVGMVGANGTGILKTSSTESSTTDLTSDLSSLIVTQEAYTANTKIVTTADTLLQATISMIR; translated from the coding sequence ATGTCGATTTTCAATTCCCTTACAACGGCCGTTGCAGGCATCAATGCTCAGTCGACAGCTTTTACAAATCTCAGTAATAATATCGCCAACAGCCAGACTGTCGGATACAAGTCATCTGATACAAGCTTTCAGGATACGGTTTCCAACAACCTTGCTTCTTACGCGCAGGGACAGGCTGTTTCTGATGGTGTGACGGCGTATACGACATCACAGACGCAGAAGCAGGGTACGATTTCAGCCAGTACAAATACGCTTTCTCTCGCGATTTCAGGAAACGGTTTCTTTGATGTTTCGGAGCCATCCGGTCAGGCGACCGCCGGAACCGAAACATTCTCCAATCAGCAGTATTTCACACGAAACGGCGATTTTTCCCAGGATAAAAATGGTTATCTGGTGAATACGTCAGGTTACTATCTGAATGGATATATGGCCGACCCCAAAACGGGTACGCTCAGCAGTGATCTGACGCAGATCAAGGTGTCAAATGTTGCATTCCGTCCGACTGAAACAACCACTCTGACGATGACGGGTGGTATCAGCAGCACGGGCGCCACATATCCGATTGATCCGACAACAAATGCGCCCACTCCTCAGACAATTTATGATTCCACGTCTCAGGCTCATGGGTTGAGTGTTACATGGAGTGCGGGAACAGCCTCAACATCACCCGATAATGTTGGCGGGTCGACCTATACGGTCACAGTCGCAAATGCTGCCCCGACAACAGATACGGGCATGATTGTTGGTGGTGGTACTGATTCAACCTCCACGGCTACCTACACCGTTGATTTCGATTCAACTGGCGCTATCAAGGATGTGAAAGATTCCACAGGCGCATTGATTGGTACAGGCTATACAGGCTCAGATGCTACGCTGCCGATTACACTGAACTATACCGATGGCGCTGCAGCCCAGACGATCAACCTTGATCTGGGAACGATCGGCAGCAGTGCTGGCGTGACAACGGCAGCGACCAATTCGACGACGCCAACAATTGACAGTGATAGTGTAACGACAGGTACTTATCAGGGTATTTCCATGGAATCTGACGGTTCGATCATGGCGACCTTCAGTAACGGTGACACTCAGGTTGTTGGTAAAGTTGCTCTGGCGTCATTCGCAAATCCGGATGGTCTGATGGCGGTTGATGGCCAGGCCTATGAGGCCACTTCAGCGTCCGGGTCCGCCAAGGTGGGAATGGTTGGCGCAAACGGGACGGGCATTCTGAAAACCTCTTCCACAGAATCGTCTACGACCGATCTGACGTCTGATCTGTCCAGCCTGATCGTCACTCAGGAAGCCTATACAGCCAACACGAAGATTGTCACGACGGCTGACACTCTGCTGCAGGCGACGATTTCGATGATCCGCTAA
- a CDS encoding S9 family peptidase, with the protein MSEIPAPPVAHKKPRRIEQLGRTRVDDYAWMKDDNWQAVLRDPALLRQDIADHLRTENAYSDAVLAPTQALQDEIVAEMKGRLKEDDSFPPLPHGTWRYGVRYEAGSQYPRYVRHAEGHPDTEEVLLDADARAKDQPYYAARGATHSPDHRLFAWAEDTQGSEIYTIRVRDLTTGEMLPVEIANCSGEFTFSPDSRYIFWTCRDDNGRPVKIYRRALTAGDDVLVYDEPDSGFFVGVSAARSGKWIVISTNDHDTSENWIISGADPEASPVCVARREKGLMYELSHWGDRFVIRTNADGATDFKLMTVADEVVGDRSAWREHVPCRPGHYITGAICFSGHLVWTERVNANIVIVIENRASERHQIATDEDAYTLSLDGSYEFATTELRYSYQSPTTPRQWFSYDMQDRIRHLLKTQDVPSGHDPEHYRTKRLMARAPDGELVPITLLWRRDTPEGQPAPMLLYGYGSYGISIDATFSTRNLSLVDRGWVYAIAHIRGGSEKGWDWFLGGRGEHKTNTFTDFVACADHLIEQGWTDAGRIVADGRSAGGLLMGAVANMRPDLFAGIIAVVPFVDVLNTMSDDSLPLTPPEWPEWGNPLVDEKAYDRIAGYSPYDQIAAKPYPAVFAIGGLTDPRVTYWEPAKWIAKLREHSVSDNPLLLRINMEAGHGGASGRFKALDEAALIHAFAIWAEARGRQSEA; encoded by the coding sequence ATGTCCGAAATCCCCGCACCACCTGTTGCCCACAAAAAACCGCGCCGTATCGAGCAGCTCGGTCGTACCCGTGTGGATGACTATGCGTGGATGAAGGATGATAACTGGCAGGCGGTTCTGCGTGATCCGGCCTTGCTGCGGCAGGATATTGCCGACCATCTTCGGACAGAAAACGCCTACTCTGACGCCGTGCTGGCGCCGACGCAGGCGCTGCAGGATGAAATCGTCGCCGAGATGAAGGGGCGTCTCAAGGAAGACGACTCTTTCCCGCCGCTTCCGCATGGAACCTGGCGCTACGGCGTCCGGTATGAGGCCGGTTCCCAGTATCCCCGCTACGTGCGCCATGCGGAAGGTCATCCGGACACGGAAGAAGTGCTGCTTGATGCGGACGCACGGGCAAAGGATCAGCCCTATTACGCAGCCCGAGGCGCGACCCATAGTCCCGATCACCGGCTGTTTGCCTGGGCGGAAGACACGCAGGGGTCCGAGATTTACACCATCCGCGTGCGTGACCTGACCACAGGCGAGATGCTGCCAGTCGAGATCGCGAACTGTTCTGGCGAGTTCACCTTCTCTCCGGACTCGCGTTATATTTTCTGGACCTGCCGGGACGATAACGGTCGTCCGGTGAAGATCTACCGTCGTGCGCTCACAGCAGGCGATGACGTGCTGGTCTACGATGAGCCCGATTCAGGCTTCTTTGTCGGAGTGAGCGCCGCCCGTTCCGGCAAATGGATTGTCATAAGCACCAACGATCATGACACGTCGGAGAACTGGATCATCTCCGGTGCTGACCCTGAAGCGTCTCCTGTGTGCGTCGCCCGGCGTGAAAAGGGGCTGATGTATGAACTGTCGCACTGGGGCGACAGGTTTGTCATCCGCACGAATGCGGACGGGGCGACCGATTTCAAGCTGATGACGGTGGCCGATGAGGTCGTGGGGGACCGCTCGGCGTGGCGTGAGCATGTGCCTTGTCGTCCAGGGCATTACATCACCGGAGCGATCTGCTTCTCCGGTCATCTGGTGTGGACCGAGCGGGTGAACGCGAACATCGTCATCGTCATTGAAAACAGGGCCAGTGAACGGCACCAGATCGCGACGGACGAGGACGCCTACACGCTCTCGCTCGATGGTTCCTATGAATTCGCGACGACGGAACTCCGCTATTCCTACCAGTCGCCGACCACGCCGCGGCAGTGGTTCTCCTACGACATGCAGGATCGTATTCGGCATCTGCTGAAGACGCAGGACGTGCCGTCAGGTCACGATCCGGAGCACTATCGGACGAAGCGTCTCATGGCCCGAGCGCCGGACGGCGAACTCGTGCCGATTACGCTGCTATGGCGCCGGGACACGCCGGAAGGTCAGCCTGCGCCGATGCTGCTCTATGGGTATGGTTCCTACGGTATTTCCATTGATGCGACCTTTTCGACCCGCAACCTGAGTCTGGTCGATCGCGGCTGGGTCTATGCCATCGCGCATATCCGGGGCGGTTCGGAAAAGGGCTGGGACTGGTTCCTCGGCGGGCGGGGCGAGCACAAGACGAACACTTTTACGGATTTCGTCGCCTGTGCGGATCATCTGATCGAGCAGGGCTGGACGGATGCCGGGCGTATCGTGGCGGATGGCCGGTCCGCTGGCGGTCTGCTGATGGGGGCGGTCGCCAACATGCGTCCCGACCTGTTTGCAGGCATCATCGCCGTTGTGCCGTTCGTGGACGTGCTGAACACCATGTCGGACGACAGCCTGCCGCTGACGCCGCCTGAGTGGCCGGAATGGGGTAATCCGCTGGTCGACGAAAAAGCCTATGATCGCATTGCCGGTTATTCACCCTATGACCAGATTGCCGCAAAGCCTTACCCGGCAGTCTTCGCGATCGGTGGCCTGACCGATCCCCGTGTGACCTACTGGGAACCCGCCAAATGGATTGCGAAACTCCGTGAGCATTCTGTTTCGGACAATCCTCTTCTGCTTCGGATCAACATGGAAGCAGGGCATGGCGGCGCGTCGGGACGCTTCAAGGCTCTTGATGAAGCAGCGCTGATTCATGCGTTCGCCATCTGGGCGGAAGCGCGTGGCCGACAGTCGGAAGCGTGA